One Ricinus communis isolate WT05 ecotype wild-type chromosome 7, ASM1957865v1, whole genome shotgun sequence genomic region harbors:
- the LOC8286789 gene encoding YTH domain-containing protein ECT2 isoform X3, whose amino-acid sequence MVGTWSTCFPDVNPCGLENGSYGVYNDSSSLPFNGYGYTPQISQGPYASFPLPPPSASCHGQLYNIQELPNSDPSYYQHLTSQNVPNIAPRTAVSPAKLPINVNLQGDGNRYAPQPGYLPTMGFGRGNNFSGDSGGLKFLQQGFDGFESGRLWSDWSKTGSRKGSLMHFSSSTAGSKPIGSLGFSANHFGSASQQKESFYGFGSGLGSSYKSYPQGQSKRSASYDVSSSMFGMNGQSWPTLHEARQGGRCNDFACSCNVALDTLGERNRGPRAFKPRSQTATNGSAIDNHRIVVADIYNESYNCLDFIVDYKDAKFFVIKSYSEDNVHKSIKYGVWASTPNGNKKLDAAYNEAKEKHGTCPVFLLFSVNASAQFCGVAEMVGPVDFDKSVDYWQQDKWSGQFPVKWHVIKDVPNSQFRHIVLENNDNKPVTNSRDTQEVELERGVEMLKIFKNYESHSSILDDFHFYEERQKMMQARKSRQQANLVPTGVTGESEQYPVSISNDYVKKLSKSFAQAVSLNENETKLSMTHLPQRTKEADRNMSS is encoded by the exons ATGGTTGGCACATGGAGCACATGCTTTCCAGATGTTAACCCCTGTGGCTTAGAAAATGGTTCTTAT GGTGTCTACAATGATTCTTCATCACTTCCATTTAATGGTTATGGGTACACTCCTCAAATATCACAAGGACCATATGCCTCGTTCCCACTACCACCCCCTTCTGCAAGTTGTCATGGTCAGCTATACAATATCCAAGAGTTACCAAACTCTGATCCATCATACTATCAGCACCTCACTTCACAAAATGTTCCAAATATTGCTCCACGAACAGCAGTTTCTCCTGCGAAATTGCCAATTAATGTTAATCTTCAAGGAGATGGCAACAGATATGCACCACAACCAGGTTATTTGCCTACAATGGGATTTGGTAGAGGAAACAACTTTTCTGGAGACTCCGGAGGCTTAAAATTTTTGCAGCAAGGATTTGATGGGTTTGAAAGTGGTCGATTATGGTCAGATTGGTCGAAAACTGGGAGTCGGAAAGGTTCTTTGATGCATTTCTCATCGTCAACAGCTGGTTCAAAACCAATTGGTTCACTAGGTTTTTCTGCAAATCATTTTGGATCG GCTTCCCAACAAAAGGAATCCTTTTATGGGTTTGGATCTGGTTTAGGCTCCAGCTATAAAAGCTATCCTCAAGGTCAAAGCAAACGAAGTGCTAGCTATGATGTTTCCTCTTCTATGTTTGGGATGAATGGTCAGAGCTGGCCCACACTTCATGAAGCAAGACAAGGGGGGAGGTGCAATGACTTTGCTTGCAGTTGTAATGTTGCACTCGATACACTAGGTGAGCGAAATAGAGGACCGAGGGCATTCAAGCCAAGAAGTCAGACAGCAACAAATGGATCTGCTATTGATAATCACAGGATTGTTGTTGCTGATATTTATAATGAGTCTTATAACTGCCTAGATTTTATAGTTGACTACAAGGATGCAAAGTTCTTTGTTATCAAATCTTACAGTGAAGATAATGTACATAAGAGCATAAAGTATGGTGTTTGGGCAAGCACTCCAAATGGTAACAAGAAATTGGATGCTGCTTATAATGAGGCAAAGGAGAAACATGGAACCTGTCCAGtcttcttgttgttttca GTGAATGCTAGTGCCCAGTTTTGTGGAGTCGCTGAGATGGTAGGGCCTGTGGACTTTGACAAGAGTGTGGACTACTGGCAGCAGGATAAATGGTCTGGACAGTTTCCTGTCAAGTGGCACGTTATTAAAGATGTTCCAAACAGTCAATTTCGCCATATTGTACTTGAGAATAATGACAACAAGCCAGTCACCAACAGTAGAGATACTCAGGAG GTAGAACTGGAACGTGGTGTTGAGATGTTGAAAATATTCAAGAACTATGAAAGTCATTCATCGATCCTAgatgattttcatttttatgaaGAGAGGCAGAAAATGATGCAAGCAAGGAAGTCAAGGCAGCAAGCCAACCTGGTGCCTACTGGGGTTACTGGAGAGAGTGAACAATACCCTGTATCAATTTCTAATGACTACGTAAAGAAACTATCCAAGAGTTTTGCTCAAGCTGTTTCTCtcaatgaaaatgaaacaaagTTGTCTATGACACATCTGCCTCAGAGAACCAAGGAAGCTGACAGAAACATGTCCAGTTAA
- the LOC8286789 gene encoding YTH domain-containing protein ECT2 isoform X1, whose product MSMDQVPSLATDENVVDSSLAAVTVGSLRVDASLNACPSQTTQSASHGGNGNMVGTWSTCFPDVNPCGLENGSYGVYNDSSSLPFNGYGYTPQISQGPYASFPLPPPSASCHGQLYNIQELPNSDPSYYQHLTSQNVPNIAPRTAVSPAKLPINVNLQGDGNRYAPQPGYLPTMGFGRGNNFSGDSGGLKFLQQGFDGFESGRLWSDWSKTGSRKGSLMHFSSSTAGSKPIGSLGFSANHFGSASQQKESFYGFGSGLGSSYKSYPQGQSKRSASYDVSSSMFGMNGQSWPTLHEARQGGRCNDFACSCNVALDTLGERNRGPRAFKPRSQTATNGSAIDNHRIVVADIYNESYNCLDFIVDYKDAKFFVIKSYSEDNVHKSIKYGVWASTPNGNKKLDAAYNEAKEKHGTCPVFLLFSVNASAQFCGVAEMVGPVDFDKSVDYWQQDKWSGQFPVKWHVIKDVPNSQFRHIVLENNDNKPVTNSRDTQEVELERGVEMLKIFKNYESHSSILDDFHFYEERQKMMQARKSRQQANLVPTGVTGESEQYPVSISNDYVKKLSKSFAQAVSLNENETKLSMTHLPQRTKEADRNMSS is encoded by the exons ATGTCAATGGATCAGGTT CCTTCTCTAGCCACAGATGAAAATGTGGTTGATTCTTCACTGGCTGCTGTTACTGTTGGTTCTTTGAGGGTTGACGCTTCGCTCAATGCTTGTCCCTCTCAAACAACACAATCAGCCTCTCATGGAG GTAATGGAAATATGGTTGGCACATGGAGCACATGCTTTCCAGATGTTAACCCCTGTGGCTTAGAAAATGGTTCTTAT GGTGTCTACAATGATTCTTCATCACTTCCATTTAATGGTTATGGGTACACTCCTCAAATATCACAAGGACCATATGCCTCGTTCCCACTACCACCCCCTTCTGCAAGTTGTCATGGTCAGCTATACAATATCCAAGAGTTACCAAACTCTGATCCATCATACTATCAGCACCTCACTTCACAAAATGTTCCAAATATTGCTCCACGAACAGCAGTTTCTCCTGCGAAATTGCCAATTAATGTTAATCTTCAAGGAGATGGCAACAGATATGCACCACAACCAGGTTATTTGCCTACAATGGGATTTGGTAGAGGAAACAACTTTTCTGGAGACTCCGGAGGCTTAAAATTTTTGCAGCAAGGATTTGATGGGTTTGAAAGTGGTCGATTATGGTCAGATTGGTCGAAAACTGGGAGTCGGAAAGGTTCTTTGATGCATTTCTCATCGTCAACAGCTGGTTCAAAACCAATTGGTTCACTAGGTTTTTCTGCAAATCATTTTGGATCG GCTTCCCAACAAAAGGAATCCTTTTATGGGTTTGGATCTGGTTTAGGCTCCAGCTATAAAAGCTATCCTCAAGGTCAAAGCAAACGAAGTGCTAGCTATGATGTTTCCTCTTCTATGTTTGGGATGAATGGTCAGAGCTGGCCCACACTTCATGAAGCAAGACAAGGGGGGAGGTGCAATGACTTTGCTTGCAGTTGTAATGTTGCACTCGATACACTAGGTGAGCGAAATAGAGGACCGAGGGCATTCAAGCCAAGAAGTCAGACAGCAACAAATGGATCTGCTATTGATAATCACAGGATTGTTGTTGCTGATATTTATAATGAGTCTTATAACTGCCTAGATTTTATAGTTGACTACAAGGATGCAAAGTTCTTTGTTATCAAATCTTACAGTGAAGATAATGTACATAAGAGCATAAAGTATGGTGTTTGGGCAAGCACTCCAAATGGTAACAAGAAATTGGATGCTGCTTATAATGAGGCAAAGGAGAAACATGGAACCTGTCCAGtcttcttgttgttttca GTGAATGCTAGTGCCCAGTTTTGTGGAGTCGCTGAGATGGTAGGGCCTGTGGACTTTGACAAGAGTGTGGACTACTGGCAGCAGGATAAATGGTCTGGACAGTTTCCTGTCAAGTGGCACGTTATTAAAGATGTTCCAAACAGTCAATTTCGCCATATTGTACTTGAGAATAATGACAACAAGCCAGTCACCAACAGTAGAGATACTCAGGAG GTAGAACTGGAACGTGGTGTTGAGATGTTGAAAATATTCAAGAACTATGAAAGTCATTCATCGATCCTAgatgattttcatttttatgaaGAGAGGCAGAAAATGATGCAAGCAAGGAAGTCAAGGCAGCAAGCCAACCTGGTGCCTACTGGGGTTACTGGAGAGAGTGAACAATACCCTGTATCAATTTCTAATGACTACGTAAAGAAACTATCCAAGAGTTTTGCTCAAGCTGTTTCTCtcaatgaaaatgaaacaaagTTGTCTATGACACATCTGCCTCAGAGAACCAAGGAAGCTGACAGAAACATGTCCAGTTAA
- the LOC8286789 gene encoding YTH domain-containing protein ECT2 isoform X4, with the protein MLVPLKQHNQPLMEGVYNDSSSLPFNGYGYTPQISQGPYASFPLPPPSASCHGQLYNIQELPNSDPSYYQHLTSQNVPNIAPRTAVSPAKLPINVNLQGDGNRYAPQPGYLPTMGFGRGNNFSGDSGGLKFLQQGFDGFESGRLWSDWSKTGSRKGSLMHFSSSTAGSKPIGSLGFSANHFGSASQQKESFYGFGSGLGSSYKSYPQGQSKRSASYDVSSSMFGMNGQSWPTLHEARQGGRCNDFACSCNVALDTLGERNRGPRAFKPRSQTATNGSAIDNHRIVVADIYNESYNCLDFIVDYKDAKFFVIKSYSEDNVHKSIKYGVWASTPNGNKKLDAAYNEAKEKHGTCPVFLLFSVNASAQFCGVAEMVGPVDFDKSVDYWQQDKWSGQFPVKWHVIKDVPNSQFRHIVLENNDNKPVTNSRDTQEVELERGVEMLKIFKNYESHSSILDDFHFYEERQKMMQARKSRQQANLVPTGVTGESEQYPVSISNDYVKKLSKSFAQAVSLNENETKLSMTHLPQRTKEADRNMSS; encoded by the exons ATGCTTGTCCCTCTCAAACAACACAATCAGCCTCTCATGGAG GGTGTCTACAATGATTCTTCATCACTTCCATTTAATGGTTATGGGTACACTCCTCAAATATCACAAGGACCATATGCCTCGTTCCCACTACCACCCCCTTCTGCAAGTTGTCATGGTCAGCTATACAATATCCAAGAGTTACCAAACTCTGATCCATCATACTATCAGCACCTCACTTCACAAAATGTTCCAAATATTGCTCCACGAACAGCAGTTTCTCCTGCGAAATTGCCAATTAATGTTAATCTTCAAGGAGATGGCAACAGATATGCACCACAACCAGGTTATTTGCCTACAATGGGATTTGGTAGAGGAAACAACTTTTCTGGAGACTCCGGAGGCTTAAAATTTTTGCAGCAAGGATTTGATGGGTTTGAAAGTGGTCGATTATGGTCAGATTGGTCGAAAACTGGGAGTCGGAAAGGTTCTTTGATGCATTTCTCATCGTCAACAGCTGGTTCAAAACCAATTGGTTCACTAGGTTTTTCTGCAAATCATTTTGGATCG GCTTCCCAACAAAAGGAATCCTTTTATGGGTTTGGATCTGGTTTAGGCTCCAGCTATAAAAGCTATCCTCAAGGTCAAAGCAAACGAAGTGCTAGCTATGATGTTTCCTCTTCTATGTTTGGGATGAATGGTCAGAGCTGGCCCACACTTCATGAAGCAAGACAAGGGGGGAGGTGCAATGACTTTGCTTGCAGTTGTAATGTTGCACTCGATACACTAGGTGAGCGAAATAGAGGACCGAGGGCATTCAAGCCAAGAAGTCAGACAGCAACAAATGGATCTGCTATTGATAATCACAGGATTGTTGTTGCTGATATTTATAATGAGTCTTATAACTGCCTAGATTTTATAGTTGACTACAAGGATGCAAAGTTCTTTGTTATCAAATCTTACAGTGAAGATAATGTACATAAGAGCATAAAGTATGGTGTTTGGGCAAGCACTCCAAATGGTAACAAGAAATTGGATGCTGCTTATAATGAGGCAAAGGAGAAACATGGAACCTGTCCAGtcttcttgttgttttca GTGAATGCTAGTGCCCAGTTTTGTGGAGTCGCTGAGATGGTAGGGCCTGTGGACTTTGACAAGAGTGTGGACTACTGGCAGCAGGATAAATGGTCTGGACAGTTTCCTGTCAAGTGGCACGTTATTAAAGATGTTCCAAACAGTCAATTTCGCCATATTGTACTTGAGAATAATGACAACAAGCCAGTCACCAACAGTAGAGATACTCAGGAG GTAGAACTGGAACGTGGTGTTGAGATGTTGAAAATATTCAAGAACTATGAAAGTCATTCATCGATCCTAgatgattttcatttttatgaaGAGAGGCAGAAAATGATGCAAGCAAGGAAGTCAAGGCAGCAAGCCAACCTGGTGCCTACTGGGGTTACTGGAGAGAGTGAACAATACCCTGTATCAATTTCTAATGACTACGTAAAGAAACTATCCAAGAGTTTTGCTCAAGCTGTTTCTCtcaatgaaaatgaaacaaagTTGTCTATGACACATCTGCCTCAGAGAACCAAGGAAGCTGACAGAAACATGTCCAGTTAA
- the LOC8286789 gene encoding YTH domain-containing protein ECT2 isoform X2, translating to MSMDQPSLATDENVVDSSLAAVTVGSLRVDASLNACPSQTTQSASHGGNGNMVGTWSTCFPDVNPCGLENGSYGVYNDSSSLPFNGYGYTPQISQGPYASFPLPPPSASCHGQLYNIQELPNSDPSYYQHLTSQNVPNIAPRTAVSPAKLPINVNLQGDGNRYAPQPGYLPTMGFGRGNNFSGDSGGLKFLQQGFDGFESGRLWSDWSKTGSRKGSLMHFSSSTAGSKPIGSLGFSANHFGSASQQKESFYGFGSGLGSSYKSYPQGQSKRSASYDVSSSMFGMNGQSWPTLHEARQGGRCNDFACSCNVALDTLGERNRGPRAFKPRSQTATNGSAIDNHRIVVADIYNESYNCLDFIVDYKDAKFFVIKSYSEDNVHKSIKYGVWASTPNGNKKLDAAYNEAKEKHGTCPVFLLFSVNASAQFCGVAEMVGPVDFDKSVDYWQQDKWSGQFPVKWHVIKDVPNSQFRHIVLENNDNKPVTNSRDTQEVELERGVEMLKIFKNYESHSSILDDFHFYEERQKMMQARKSRQQANLVPTGVTGESEQYPVSISNDYVKKLSKSFAQAVSLNENETKLSMTHLPQRTKEADRNMSS from the exons ATGTCAATGGATCAG CCTTCTCTAGCCACAGATGAAAATGTGGTTGATTCTTCACTGGCTGCTGTTACTGTTGGTTCTTTGAGGGTTGACGCTTCGCTCAATGCTTGTCCCTCTCAAACAACACAATCAGCCTCTCATGGAG GTAATGGAAATATGGTTGGCACATGGAGCACATGCTTTCCAGATGTTAACCCCTGTGGCTTAGAAAATGGTTCTTAT GGTGTCTACAATGATTCTTCATCACTTCCATTTAATGGTTATGGGTACACTCCTCAAATATCACAAGGACCATATGCCTCGTTCCCACTACCACCCCCTTCTGCAAGTTGTCATGGTCAGCTATACAATATCCAAGAGTTACCAAACTCTGATCCATCATACTATCAGCACCTCACTTCACAAAATGTTCCAAATATTGCTCCACGAACAGCAGTTTCTCCTGCGAAATTGCCAATTAATGTTAATCTTCAAGGAGATGGCAACAGATATGCACCACAACCAGGTTATTTGCCTACAATGGGATTTGGTAGAGGAAACAACTTTTCTGGAGACTCCGGAGGCTTAAAATTTTTGCAGCAAGGATTTGATGGGTTTGAAAGTGGTCGATTATGGTCAGATTGGTCGAAAACTGGGAGTCGGAAAGGTTCTTTGATGCATTTCTCATCGTCAACAGCTGGTTCAAAACCAATTGGTTCACTAGGTTTTTCTGCAAATCATTTTGGATCG GCTTCCCAACAAAAGGAATCCTTTTATGGGTTTGGATCTGGTTTAGGCTCCAGCTATAAAAGCTATCCTCAAGGTCAAAGCAAACGAAGTGCTAGCTATGATGTTTCCTCTTCTATGTTTGGGATGAATGGTCAGAGCTGGCCCACACTTCATGAAGCAAGACAAGGGGGGAGGTGCAATGACTTTGCTTGCAGTTGTAATGTTGCACTCGATACACTAGGTGAGCGAAATAGAGGACCGAGGGCATTCAAGCCAAGAAGTCAGACAGCAACAAATGGATCTGCTATTGATAATCACAGGATTGTTGTTGCTGATATTTATAATGAGTCTTATAACTGCCTAGATTTTATAGTTGACTACAAGGATGCAAAGTTCTTTGTTATCAAATCTTACAGTGAAGATAATGTACATAAGAGCATAAAGTATGGTGTTTGGGCAAGCACTCCAAATGGTAACAAGAAATTGGATGCTGCTTATAATGAGGCAAAGGAGAAACATGGAACCTGTCCAGtcttcttgttgttttca GTGAATGCTAGTGCCCAGTTTTGTGGAGTCGCTGAGATGGTAGGGCCTGTGGACTTTGACAAGAGTGTGGACTACTGGCAGCAGGATAAATGGTCTGGACAGTTTCCTGTCAAGTGGCACGTTATTAAAGATGTTCCAAACAGTCAATTTCGCCATATTGTACTTGAGAATAATGACAACAAGCCAGTCACCAACAGTAGAGATACTCAGGAG GTAGAACTGGAACGTGGTGTTGAGATGTTGAAAATATTCAAGAACTATGAAAGTCATTCATCGATCCTAgatgattttcatttttatgaaGAGAGGCAGAAAATGATGCAAGCAAGGAAGTCAAGGCAGCAAGCCAACCTGGTGCCTACTGGGGTTACTGGAGAGAGTGAACAATACCCTGTATCAATTTCTAATGACTACGTAAAGAAACTATCCAAGAGTTTTGCTCAAGCTGTTTCTCtcaatgaaaatgaaacaaagTTGTCTATGACACATCTGCCTCAGAGAACCAAGGAAGCTGACAGAAACATGTCCAGTTAA